In Bdellovibrionales bacterium, the following proteins share a genomic window:
- a CDS encoding tetratricopeptide repeat protein, whose amino-acid sequence MRGLVVGFILCLCLAATAVIARNLSVKAIELNNQGVASLKQENSYPAYKSFVAALAEDPFNLYVQLNLGLAFLLNKEPEKAVKAFGTVVRLAERNPELQFYGFFNAAVALAQEGQIEAALQNYQNALELRPDSVEVKTNIELLWQGEGQGKGKGEGKDQKEDPNGKEKGEGQGKDKDKDKDKGKDKRDQSEDQEYQNSKPTKQKLGGGSLTKEQIQAILEELKNQEQKIRAEENEQGLKEAPNGKDW is encoded by the coding sequence ATGAGAGGTCTAGTTGTTGGATTCATTCTTTGTTTGTGTTTGGCGGCAACGGCGGTCATTGCCAGAAATTTAAGCGTGAAGGCCATCGAGCTCAACAATCAGGGGGTCGCTAGTCTTAAACAGGAAAATAGCTATCCGGCTTACAAGAGTTTTGTGGCGGCTCTTGCTGAGGATCCATTTAATTTGTACGTTCAACTCAATTTGGGCTTGGCTTTTTTACTCAATAAGGAACCTGAAAAAGCAGTGAAGGCTTTTGGTACGGTGGTTCGTTTGGCTGAAAGGAATCCTGAATTGCAATTTTACGGTTTTTTTAATGCTGCCGTTGCCTTGGCCCAAGAGGGTCAGATTGAGGCGGCTCTTCAGAACTACCAAAATGCCCTGGAGCTTCGCCCCGATTCTGTCGAAGTAAAAACAAATATAGAGCTGCTCTGGCAAGGAGAAGGCCAAGGCAAGGGAAAGGGAGAAGGGAAGGATCAAAAAGAAGATCCAAACGGAAAAGAAAAGGGCGAGGGACAAGGCAAAGACAAAGACAAAGACAAAGACAAAGGCAAAGACAAGCGAGATCAGAGCGAGGACCAAGAGTATCAGAACTCTAAGCCCACAAAACAGAAACTTGGCGGAGGGTCTTTAACAAAGGAACAAATTCAAGCTATTTTAGAAGAGTTGAAAAATCAGGAGCAGAAAATTCGTGCAGAAGAAAATGAACAGGGATTAAAGGAGGCACCGAATGGCAAAGATTGGTAA
- a CDS encoding VWA domain-containing protein, with product MSEYRFADPAALQLLWLLPVFFVFSIYLTRAQTRKIAKALGSKLAPFLTSSVSTLRRRWKLVLELSAIGCFIFALARPQAGQSRQKVKSEGIEIVILFDVSNSMESEDVKPSRLELAKKEVGRLLDLMSGDRVGLIAFASSAVVLSPVSTDLSAIKMFVESLSPKSVSTQGTEFAKALREAKDAFRRGGIEADEDSSVTRAILIVSDGEDQEPGALKVAKELADEGIRIFSLGVGTEKGGPIPLRDEFGNLRGYRKDQSGKVILTQTKGTPLKELAREGKGSFYHATFGGNAPRALYEDIQKLEKSQFGSAIVTNYDEKYQGFLVAGLIFLLIELAISERRRSGRIWKGRFEVAEQ from the coding sequence ATGAGCGAATATCGTTTTGCTGACCCCGCAGCTCTGCAACTGCTCTGGCTTTTGCCGGTATTTTTTGTTTTTTCTATTTACTTAACTCGAGCTCAGACCAGAAAAATAGCCAAGGCTCTGGGTTCAAAACTGGCCCCTTTTCTCACCTCGAGTGTATCGACCCTGCGGCGTCGCTGGAAACTCGTTTTAGAGCTCTCTGCCATTGGTTGTTTTATCTTTGCGTTGGCGCGTCCCCAAGCTGGGCAGTCACGACAGAAAGTAAAAAGCGAGGGCATTGAGATCGTCATTCTTTTTGATGTGTCCAACAGCATGGAATCTGAGGACGTGAAACCAAGCCGTTTAGAATTGGCTAAGAAAGAGGTGGGACGTCTTCTCGATCTGATGTCCGGAGATCGCGTCGGATTGATAGCTTTTGCGAGCTCGGCGGTGGTGCTATCTCCCGTGAGCACCGATTTGTCGGCGATAAAGATGTTTGTTGAATCTCTTTCTCCTAAATCGGTCTCAACTCAAGGCACTGAGTTTGCCAAGGCTCTTAGAGAAGCAAAGGATGCTTTTCGTCGCGGGGGAATTGAAGCAGATGAGGATTCATCGGTGACTCGAGCTATTCTGATTGTTTCGGATGGCGAGGATCAAGAGCCAGGAGCTCTGAAAGTAGCAAAGGAATTGGCTGATGAAGGCATCCGAATATTTTCTTTGGGAGTGGGAACAGAAAAGGGGGGTCCAATTCCTCTGCGAGATGAATTTGGAAATCTTCGTGGATATCGCAAGGATCAAAGTGGAAAGGTGATACTCACACAAACGAAAGGAACACCCTTGAAGGAGCTGGCCCGCGAAGGGAAGGGAAGTTTTTATCACGCCACATTTGGAGGAAACGCCCCCCGGGCTTTGTATGAGGATATACAGAAACTTGAAAAGTCGCAGTTTGGTTCTGCGATTGTGACAAATTACGATGAGAAATACCAGGGATTCCTTGTCGCAGGATTAATTTTCTTGCTGATCGAATTGGCAATCAGCGAACGCCGTCGCTCGGGCCGGATTTGGAAAGGGCGATTCGAGGTCGCTGAACAATGA
- a CDS encoding VWA domain-containing protein, whose protein sequence is MTWASPWAFGFLAPLILIFIWRWFMRKRQRPSVQFSSIKILKAAGGTLRARLVGIPSVLKLFGLLFVVVALARPQRSDTKMKRNVESIDIMIVLDISDSMLIEDMQPENRLESSKKVIHDFIKGRISDRIGLIVFSGESYTRVPMTLDYPLLMNNLAQVQTSRNIKMGTAIGVGLANAVGRLKDSTAKSRVVIFLTDGENNSGTIDPQTAIELARDLGIKTYSIGMGRDGQAQLPVYLDDGRGGKVKRYRPIHSAVNDELLGRMASETGGKYYRAIDGQALENVFKDIDRLEKTKVEVNEFTRYSELYPPYLEAGLVLLIVSSFLGRTVLRRGP, encoded by the coding sequence GTGACGTGGGCATCTCCTTGGGCCTTTGGCTTTCTTGCTCCGCTAATTTTGATTTTTATTTGGAGATGGTTCATGCGCAAGAGGCAGAGGCCGTCAGTCCAATTCAGCTCGATCAAAATTCTTAAGGCTGCTGGAGGTACACTTCGGGCTCGGCTCGTCGGCATTCCATCTGTTCTGAAACTGTTTGGTCTTCTCTTTGTGGTTGTCGCATTGGCGCGTCCTCAAAGGAGTGACACAAAAATGAAGAGAAATGTTGAGAGCATTGATATCATGATCGTTCTAGATATTTCAGATAGTATGCTGATAGAGGACATGCAGCCGGAAAATCGTTTGGAGTCCTCGAAGAAAGTGATCCATGATTTTATCAAAGGGCGGATTTCAGATCGCATTGGGCTGATTGTGTTTTCTGGGGAATCCTACACTCGGGTGCCCATGACACTCGACTACCCTCTCCTCATGAATAATCTGGCGCAGGTCCAGACTTCGCGCAACATCAAGATGGGAACTGCCATCGGGGTGGGCTTGGCCAATGCGGTAGGCCGATTGAAGGACTCCACGGCAAAATCTCGAGTTGTTATATTTTTAACAGATGGAGAAAATAACAGCGGAACAATTGATCCTCAGACAGCAATTGAATTGGCCCGGGACTTGGGTATTAAGACCTACAGCATTGGGATGGGTCGGGACGGACAGGCCCAGTTGCCTGTGTACCTTGATGATGGCAGGGGAGGAAAGGTTAAACGCTATCGTCCCATACACAGTGCCGTTAATGATGAACTCCTGGGTCGAATGGCTTCGGAGACTGGCGGAAAATATTATCGAGCTATTGATGGTCAGGCTCTCGAGAATGTATTTAAGGATATTGATCGATTGGAAAAAACCAAAGTTGAGGTCAATGAGTTCACAAGATATTCAGAATTGTATCCACCCTACTTAGAGGCGGGCTTGGTGCTGCTCATTGTTTCTTCCTTTTTAGGTAGAACTGTTTTGAGAAGGGGGCCCTGA
- a CDS encoding DUF58 domain-containing protein yields MSLPPEILKKVKLLELSTRRLVNNLFAGEYHSAFRGQGMTFSEFREYVPGDDVRAISWPVTARAGKPFIKKFDEEREMTVMLAVDVSGSVNFGSKEYFKGEIVTHLAALLSFSAAKNKDPVGLLLFSDQVEHYVPPKKGRGHIHRIMSDLYYFKPKSQGTGLKVALEFLQGVLKKKSHIFIFSDFMDEGFDGPLRMLGRKHDTVAAVVQDPAEREIPAMGIIDFHDAESGEIYTVDTSSPAFRKAFLESSKEKTSSRELALKRAQVDRIDLKAGEDIVEPLIAFFKRRSRR; encoded by the coding sequence TTGAGTTTACCTCCAGAGATACTTAAAAAAGTGAAGTTGCTTGAACTGAGCACACGGCGTCTCGTGAATAATCTGTTCGCCGGAGAATATCATTCTGCTTTTCGTGGGCAGGGGATGACTTTTTCAGAATTTCGCGAATACGTCCCGGGCGATGATGTTCGCGCGATCTCCTGGCCCGTCACCGCGCGGGCGGGAAAGCCCTTTATCAAGAAATTTGATGAAGAGCGTGAGATGACAGTCATGTTGGCAGTTGATGTGAGCGGTTCTGTTAATTTTGGATCAAAGGAGTATTTCAAGGGCGAAATCGTGACGCATTTGGCGGCCTTGCTCAGTTTTTCTGCCGCCAAAAACAAGGACCCAGTGGGTTTGCTTTTGTTTAGCGATCAGGTGGAGCACTATGTTCCGCCTAAAAAAGGACGGGGACACATTCATCGCATCATGAGTGATTTGTATTATTTTAAACCCAAATCTCAGGGGACAGGACTCAAAGTGGCTCTCGAGTTTTTACAAGGGGTCCTAAAAAAGAAGTCGCATATTTTTATCTTTAGCGATTTTATGGATGAAGGATTTGATGGTCCTCTGCGAATGTTGGGGCGCAAGCATGACACGGTTGCAGCCGTGGTGCAGGATCCGGCTGAGAGGGAGATCCCAGCTATGGGAATCATTGATTTTCATGACGCAGAATCTGGTGAGATCTATACCGTGGACACCTCATCTCCTGCGTTTCGGAAAGCTTTTTTGGAGTCCTCAAAAGAAAAGACAAGCAGTCGGGAATTGGCTTTGAAGAGGGCCCAGGTGGATCGGATTGATTTAAAAGCGGGTGAGGATATTGTCGAACCCTTGATCGCCTTCTTCAAAAGAAGGAGTCGACGGTGA
- a CDS encoding MoxR family ATPase, with protein sequence MQVDILALNEAIKQESKFVEKVIVEVGKIIVGQREMVESIIMGLLTGGHVLLEGVPGLAKTLVISSIGRATSLQFQRIQFTPDLLPTDLIGTMIFNMKTNEFMPKKGPIFTNIVLADEINRAPAKVQSALLEAMAEKQVTIGDETYPLARPFLVLATQNPLEQEGTYPLPEAQLDRFMFKVIVTYPKKEEEALILDRMSTDHSPQIESVIGREELMRAKERIDSIYVDEKLKNYIVELVMATRSPSDYGLGHIQSLLAVGASPRATINLARAGRAHAFLRGRGFVTVEDIKAVAYNVLRHRLILTYEAEAEEVGSEEIIKELLSHIEVP encoded by the coding sequence GTGCAAGTGGACATACTGGCGCTAAACGAAGCGATCAAACAAGAAAGCAAATTTGTCGAGAAAGTTATCGTCGAGGTAGGCAAGATCATTGTCGGTCAGAGAGAAATGGTCGAGAGCATAATTATGGGTCTTTTAACTGGAGGCCATGTTTTGCTGGAGGGTGTGCCAGGCTTGGCAAAAACCTTGGTTATTTCCTCGATCGGTCGAGCCACTTCCTTGCAATTTCAAAGAATACAATTCACCCCCGACCTTTTGCCTACAGATCTCATTGGAACGATGATTTTCAATATGAAGACCAATGAGTTTATGCCGAAAAAGGGACCTATTTTTACCAATATCGTTTTGGCCGATGAAATCAATCGGGCTCCAGCGAAAGTTCAGAGTGCCCTGCTTGAAGCCATGGCTGAGAAGCAGGTGACGATTGGAGACGAAACCTACCCTTTGGCGCGACCTTTTCTGGTTCTGGCAACTCAAAATCCATTGGAACAAGAAGGAACTTATCCGCTGCCCGAAGCCCAACTCGATCGATTTATGTTCAAAGTAATTGTGACCTATCCAAAAAAAGAAGAAGAGGCCTTGATTCTGGATAGAATGTCGACAGATCATTCACCACAGATTGAGTCGGTAATCGGAAGAGAAGAATTGATGAGAGCCAAAGAGAGAATTGACTCCATTTACGTCGACGAAAAATTGAAAAATTATATTGTGGAATTGGTCATGGCAACTCGCAGCCCGAGCGATTATGGTTTGGGTCACATTCAGAGCTTATTGGCGGTAGGCGCTTCTCCGCGAGCGACAATCAATTTGGCTCGTGCCGGCAGAGCCCATGCGTTTCTGAGGGGGCGTGGCTTTGTGACAGTTGAAGACATTAAGGCCGTTGCTTACAATGTTTTGCGCCACCGACTGATTTTAACCTACGAAGCTGAGGCCGAAGAAGTCGGTTCCGAAGAGATCATTAAGGAGCTGCTCAGTCATATCGAGGTGCCCTAG
- a CDS encoding M48 family metalloprotease, whose amino-acid sequence MNGSTKTWFLLSVVSISVISAFHSWAGRQGLLWGVIISLSVNCLIYFYNEVHLGNVFLGQLIEGQNPWGLLDTVQKLAKTARIPVPKVVVLASLSPQAVVMGRSWNSATLYLTEGLLRTLSADEREAVIAYQISCIKKMDTLIFTFASAIVGVIFTCSRIIDFLLRGIMGAKADPNSRQNHLCSWLFAPIATAIVKISIGSSRYLTNDAIAASWLKDPKALAQALWKLDSYASTMPLAVPPSTAPLFVVNPLTGRGWTRYFHVHPSVEKRIRNIIGYYPI is encoded by the coding sequence ATGAATGGATCGACCAAAACATGGTTTTTGCTCTCAGTGGTTTCGATATCTGTGATCTCAGCCTTTCATTCCTGGGCTGGCAGGCAAGGCCTGCTGTGGGGCGTTATCATCTCGCTCAGCGTAAATTGCCTGATCTACTTCTACAATGAGGTCCACCTTGGAAATGTCTTTCTGGGACAGTTGATCGAAGGTCAGAACCCTTGGGGTCTTTTAGACACTGTTCAAAAACTCGCAAAGACGGCCAGAATTCCCGTTCCAAAAGTGGTGGTGCTTGCCTCTCTTTCCCCTCAAGCCGTGGTGATGGGGCGAAGCTGGAATTCCGCTACTCTCTATTTGACTGAGGGCCTCCTCCGAACTCTCTCGGCTGATGAGAGAGAGGCGGTAATTGCCTACCAGATTTCTTGTATTAAAAAAATGGATACTCTTATCTTTACTTTTGCTTCTGCGATAGTAGGCGTGATTTTCACCTGCTCAAGAATAATCGATTTTTTGCTCCGTGGAATAATGGGGGCCAAAGCCGATCCAAATTCTCGACAGAATCACCTTTGCAGTTGGCTCTTCGCGCCCATAGCCACTGCAATTGTGAAAATTTCAATCGGTTCGAGTCGGTATCTCACCAATGATGCCATAGCAGCTTCCTGGCTCAAAGATCCAAAGGCCCTCGCCCAAGCTCTCTGGAAACTGGATTCTTATGCCTCTACAATGCCCTTGGCCGTTCCCCCCTCTACGGCGCCTCTCTTTGTGGTCAACCCCTTGACTGGACGTGGTTGGACTCGTTACTTTCATGTCCATCCAAGCGTTGAAAAACGAATTAGAAATATCATCGGATACTATCCAATTTAG
- a CDS encoding DUF1844 domain-containing protein: MGTEIKQDNAKGLKADFSTLILSIASSAAMAMGLTPDPAGNKTEKNLEMASFNIDLLILLQQKTKNNLDAEESRFLESLIRDLQVKFIQIK; this comes from the coding sequence ATGGGCACAGAAATCAAACAAGACAACGCCAAGGGTTTGAAGGCGGACTTTTCAACTCTCATTCTTTCCATTGCCTCTTCTGCGGCCATGGCAATGGGTCTCACACCAGACCCCGCAGGGAATAAAACAGAAAAGAATCTTGAAATGGCCAGTTTTAATATTGACCTGCTCATCCTTCTCCAACAGAAGACAAAAAACAACCTGGATGCTGAAGAATCCCGCTTTCTTGAATCACTGATTCGTGATCTTCAGGTGAAATTTATACAAATTAAATAG